In Ananas comosus cultivar F153 linkage group 10, ASM154086v1, whole genome shotgun sequence, the following proteins share a genomic window:
- the LOC109716278 gene encoding protein Dr1 homolog, which produces MEPMEIVGKSKEDVSLPKATMFKIIKEMLPPDVRVARDAQDLLVECCVEFINLVSSESNDVCNREDKKTIAPEHVLKALEDLGFGEYIEEVYAAYEQHKMDTLDSPKGGKFVGIEMTEEEALAEQQRMFAEARARMNNGLNPQKQSDSDPDRSLES; this is translated from the exons ATGGAGCCGATGGAAATCGTCGGGAAATCGAAGGAGGACGTTTCGCTGCCCAAAG CCACtatgtttaaaattatcaagGAGATGTTGCCGCCGGATGTTCGTGTAGCCAGAGATGCTCAAGATCTTCTTGTCGAATGCTGTGTCG AATTCATCAACCTTGTCTCTTCAGAGTCCAATGATGTTTGTAATCGGGAGGACAAGAAAACAATTGCTCCTGAGCATGTTCTTAAAGCTCTTGAG GATCTTGGTTTCGGTGAGTACATCGAGGAAGTATACGCTGCGTACGAACAACATAAGATGGACACTCTG GATTCTCCAAAAGGCGGCAAATTTGTCGGCATAGAGATGACGGAGGAAGAAGCACTTGCGGAGCAGCAGAGGATGTTCGCAGAAGCCCGTGCGAGGATGAACAACGGATTAAACCCGCAGAAGCAGTCGGACTCGGATCCAGACCGCAGTTTAGAAAGCTAA
- the LOC109716277 gene encoding paired amphipathic helix protein Sin3-like 4 yields MMKREREEAFMGSQLKRPNLSRPDPSGQQPLMAAAPGSGGAQKLTTNDALAYLKSVKDMFQDKREKYDEFLEIMKDFKSQRIDTNGVIMRVKELFNGHRELILGFNNFLPKGYEIKFPEEKKPVEFEEAINFVNKIKNRFQNDDHVYKSFLDVLYMYRKDNKSIHEVYQEVATLFQHHHDLLEEFTHFLPDASATMAPQHVSSGRGLIRRDDRNSVMPLIRHAQGDKRDRTYNQHADRDPSVDRPDPEHDRQRRRVEKEKDRKEERERRDRDRDEKDLEHDGRDLDGGQRRRNKPSSRRIEDSLTEQTHQQAGEGAENFGMYSISASSFDDKNALKSVYTQEFNFCEKVKEKLHPDTYQEFLKCLHIYSQEIITRNELKNLISDILEKYPDLMEGFNEFLAHCENIDGFLAGVFNKKNIAKPLKPEDRERDKERERDEREKDREKEREKEREKVDKGAPQHSKDGASHRTPLFAGKEKYNLFKPISELDFSNCQRCTPSYRLLPKNYSMPPASHRTDLGASVLNDIWVSVTSGSEDFSFKHMRKNQYEESLFRCEDDRFELDMLLESVNVTTKRVEELIEKMHDNSAKPESPIRVEDHFNSLNIRCIERLYGDHGLDVMDILRKNSAVALPVILTRLKQKQEEWSKCRSDFNKVWAEIYAKNYHKSLDHRSFYFKQQDAKNLSTKALLAEIKEINEKKRKEDDVLLAIAAGNRRPLLPNMEFEYPDSEIHEDLYQIIKYSCGEVCTSSDQLEKVMKVWTTFLEPILGVPPRHHGVEDTEDKTKPKSHSSKTGVSNGGVADKKSNGDESRVVSGDAAAVENGFHNVDRVGSRGDNAGNSGPHSRVHGITPTCDEMSGITMQTATIERVMDNNVSPAGRAEQSHKRTNLESTSGANVPPKTCHTGGETATKSRLGSENLPPVEENESSKVLRPNEGSTSNNNNAKVEREEGELSPNGDFEEDNFVAFEDGTAVDAGTKTKDNCGEVAGENDAMDADDEGDDFAQRSIDDSENASEAGGEDASGSENASDGEECSREEEEEDGDHDHKVESEGEAEGTADAHDAEGEITSFPFSERFLHMVKPLAKHVPEALRDKEDKGSRIFYGNDSFYVLFRLHQTLYERILSAKTNTSASENKWKNSKDANPSDLYAKFMSALYSLIDGSSDNTKFEDDCRAIIGTQSYVLFTLDKLIYKVVKQLQAIVSDEMDNKLLQLYLYEKSRRPGRFIDLVYHENARVLLHDESIYRFECCPNPTMLSIQLMEYGHEKPEVTAISIDPNFSAYLYNDFLSSASERKRLDVFLGRNKRKQGSDDDYSTTCKAMDGIRVINGLECKISCNSSKVSYVLDTEDVLFRVRKKRRSPSNGTVVTSHNQAHLSKVYTVKVQRFHRFLSRSQ; encoded by the exons ATGATGAAGAGGGAGCGCGAGGAGGCGTTCATGGGCTCTCAGCTGAAGCGCCCTAACCTATCTCGTCCGGATCc GTCGGGGCAACAACCCCTCATGGCGGCGGCGCCGGGTTCCGGCGGAGCGCAGAAGCTCACCACCAACGATGCCCTCGCTTATCTCAAATCCGTCAAGGATATGTTCCAAGACAAGAGGGAGAAGTACGACGAGTTCCTCGAGATCATGAAGGATTTCAAGAGCCAAAG GATTGACACTAATGGGGTCATCATGAGAGTCAAAGAGCTGTTCAATGGGCACCGGGAACTTATCCTCGGGTTCAACAACTTCTTGCCGAAAGGCTACGAGATCAAGTTCCCGGAGGAGAAGAAGCCGGTGGAATTCGAGGAGGCCATCAATTTCGTGAACAAGATAAAG AATCGTTTCCAGAACGATGATCATGTTTACAAGTCGTTCTTAGATGTCCTTTATATGTACCGGAAGGATAACAAGTCCATCCATGAAGTTTACCAAGAG GTTGCAACACTGTTTCAGCATCATCATGATTTGCTTGAGGAATTTACACACTTTTTACCTGATGCCTCAGCAACAATGGCTCCGCAACATGTATCCTCTGGTAGAGGATTAATTCGTCGTGATGATAGGAACTCTGTGATGCCTTTGATTAGGCATGCTCAAGGGGATAAG AGGGACAGAACTTATAATCAACATGCAGATCGTGATCCTAGTGTCGATCGGCCCGATCCGGAGCATGATCGCCAGAGAAGGCGTGTTGAGAAGGAAAAGGATAGGAAGGAGGAAAGGGAGAGAAGAGATCGAGACCGTGATGAAAAGGACTTAGAGCATGACGGCAGAGATTTAGATGGTGGGCAACGTAGACGTAATAAACCTTCTTCTAGAAGGATTGAGGACTCTCTTACTGAGCAGACGCACCAACAAGCTGGGGAAGGTGCTGAGAACTTTGGAATGTATAGCATCTCCGCTTCATCATTTGATGATAAGAATGCCTTGAAGA GTGTATACACCCAAGAGTTTAACTTTTGTGAGAAAGTGAAGGAGAAGTTACACCCTGATACATACCAGGAATTTTTGAAATGCCTTCACATATACAGTCAAGAAATAATTACCCGAAATGAATTGAAAAACTTG ATAAGTGATATTCTTGAGAAGTATCCAGATCTTATGGAGGGTTTCAACGAATTTTTAGCTCATTGTGAAAACATAG ATGGATTTCTTGCTGGAGTATTCAATAAGA AAAATATTGCTAAACCACTTAAGCCGGAGGATAGAGAAAGAGACAAGGAACGTGAAAGGGATGAGAGGGAGAAAGAtcgtgagaaagagagagagaaagaaagagaaaaggtcGATAAAGGTGCTCCGCAACATTCTAAAGATGGGGCCTCTCACAGAACTCCTTTGTTCGCCGGCAAAGagaaatataatttattcaagCCAATTTCAGAGCTTGACTTCTCAAACTGTCAGCGTTGTACCCCTAGTTACCGCCTCTTACCCAAAAAT TATTCTATGCCTCCTGCGAGCCATCGGACCGATCTTGGAGCCTCTGTACTGAATGATATTTGGGTGTCAGTGACTTCTGGAAGTGAGGATTTTTCATTCAAGCATATGCGTAAGAACCAATATGAAGAAAGCTTATTTAGATGTGAAGACGATAG GTTTGAGCTAGATATGTTATTGGAGTCTGTGAATGTGACTACAAAGCGTGTGGAGGAATTGATAGAAAAGATGCATGACAATTCAGCCAAGCCTGAGAGCCCAATACGTGTCGAAGACCACTTCAATT CCTTGAATATAAGGTGCATTGAACGATTATATGGTGACCATGGCCTGGACGTTATGGATATTCTGCGAAAAAATTCTGCTGTTGCATTGCCCGTCATATTAACTCGGCTGAAGCAAAAGCAGGAGGAATGGTCGAAATGTCGTTCagattttaataaagtttgggCTGAAATATATGCCAAGAATTATCATAAATCGCTTGACCACCGCAGTTTCTATTTCAAGCAACAGGATGCAAAGAACCTGAGCACAAAAG CTTTATTGGCTGAGATCAAAGAAATTAATGAGAAGAAGCGAAAGGAGGATGATGTGCTTCTCGCCATTGCAGCTGGAAATCGGCGGCCGTTACTTCCCAACATGGAATTCGAGTATCCGGATTCTGAAATTCACGAAGATTTGTATCAGATTATTAAATACTCATGTGGAGAAGTATGCACTTCCTCAGACCAATTAGAAAAAGTCATGAAGGTATGGACAACATTTTTGGAGCCAATATTGGGTGTTCCACCTCGACACCACGGTGTGGAGGATACAGAAGATAAGACGAAACCGAAAAGCCACTCTTCAAAAACTGGTGTATCAAATGGTGGTGTTGCCGACAAGAAAAGCAACGGTGATGAAAGTAGGGTGGTAAGCGGTGATGCAGCAGCTGTTGAGAATGGTTTCCACAATGTTGATCGAGTGGGTAGTAGAGGTGATAATGCGGGTAATAGTGGACCCCATTCAAGAGTGCATGGTATTACCCCTACATGTGATGAAATGTCTGGAATAACCATGCAAACCGCTACTATTGAACGAGTAATGGATAATAATGTCTCTCCTGCGGGGAGAGCCGAGCAGAGTCATAAACGGACTAACCTGGAAAGTACATCTG GTGCTAATGTGCCTCCTAAAACGTGTCACACTGGAGGGGAAACGGCTACCAAATCTCGATTGGGCAGTGAAAATTTACCACCTGTTGAG GAAAATGAAAGCAGCAAAGTTCTCCGTCCTAACGAAGGTTCGACATCTAATAACAACAATGCTAAGGTCGAAAGGGAAGAGGGTGAGCTATCTCCTAACGGCGATTTTGAAGAGGACAATTTTGTAGCATTTGAAGACGGAACCGCAGTGGACGCGGGCACTAAAACAAAAGACAATTGTGGCGAGGTAGCAGGAGAGAATGATGCCATGGATGCCGATGATGAGGGAGATGATTTTGCGCAAAGATCAATTGATGACAGTGAAAATGCATCTGAGGCCGGTGGGGAGGATGCTTCAGGCAGCGAGAATGCATCCGATGGTGAGGAGTGTTCGCgtgaagaggaggaagaagacggAGATCATGATCACAAGGTTGAGAGCGAGGGTGAAGCCGAAGGGACAGCTGATGCGCATGATGCCGAGGGTGAAATCACATCCTTTCCATTTTCAGAAAGGTTCTTGCATATGGTGAAGCCACTGGCAAAGCATGTGCCCGAGGCATTACGTGATAAAGAGGACAAAGGTTCAAGGATATTTTACGGGAATGATTCGTTTTATGTTTTGTTCAGGCTACATCAG ACTTTGTATGAGAGGATACTTTCAGCGAAGACAAACACATCAGCTTCTGAAAACAAATGGAAAAATTCCAAGGATGCAAACCCTTCCGACCTTTATGCAAA ATTCATGAGTGCGTTGTACAGCTTGATTGATGGCTCCTCTGACAATACAAAGTTTGAGGATGATTGCCGTGCCATCATTGGGACTCAGTCCTATGTGCTTTTCACATTAGACAAGCTGATATACAAAGTCGTTAAGCAG CTTCAAGCGATAGTATCAGATGAGATGGACAATAAGCTCCTCCAGCTCTATTTATATGAAAAGTCGAGGCGACCTGGGCGATTTATTGATCTAGTTTATCATGAGAATGCTCGCGTCCTTCTCCACGATGAGAGCATTTACCGATTTGAATGT TGTCCAAATCCGACAATGTTATCTATCCAACTCATGGAATATGGGCACGAGAAGCCGGAAGTGACTGCTATTTCTATCGATCCTAACTTTTCGGCTTACCTATATAATGATTTTCTGTCGAGTGCCTCAGAGAGGAAGAGACTAGACGTCTTCCTTGGAAG GAATAAGCGGAAACAGGGGAGTGATGATGACTATTCTACTACTTGCAAGGCCATGGATGGGATTCGAGTTATCAATGGCCTTGAATGCAAGATATCTTGCAATTCGTCTAAG GTGTCCTACGTGCTTGACACAGAAGACGTTTTGTTCCGAGTGCGAAAGAAAAGGAGATCTCCGAGTAACGGCACTGTAGTAACTTCTCACAATCAGGCGCACCTTTCGAAAGTATACACTGTAAAAGTACAGCGATTTCATCGCTTCCTCTCCCGATCCCAGTAA